A window of Pomacea canaliculata isolate SZHN2017 linkage group LG3, ASM307304v1, whole genome shotgun sequence contains these coding sequences:
- the LOC112559064 gene encoding uncharacterized protein LOC112559064, whose amino-acid sequence MTESVDLVSEHLAPLVNLNLRDNEGFTLLMRASQQPSPEGECVNSNSDTVSVIKHLLDSGVNPEARSPDGMTAFEMAVQCNNWPAILALLPRCEVKIGDNVLLEGQLYLHELAKQKDICDEKLRSFTKTLLAHGLNMDELDSRGHSPFIIAVGNENWNYVVVLLQHGAKVDNQALLRFIVANHKLIPHAYLTAVLDAMQARGMDFNSLDREGNTILFTKDVYSSISSGQDPSGSLFKILVDRGANPLVPDRHGYSLLRFAIGVDKDYGLYLLKFLVRTGVTTHQPILTDATRSRPKRKDYFDKSVHYMPSPTEAAFKVEDVQAFKLLIESGASNNRELFELIAQLEENCFYKTKVKTEMLNILKQAASQPRSLKSWCRLTVSHALICGTRREEKVTCLPVPQRLQQYILFHDILSEELQTPEEISHHKQSRRERRGFSKPTIIFCCRLGSRSPPNANTEGE is encoded by the coding sequence ATGACAGAAAGCGTGGATCTGGTGTCAGAACATCTAGCTCCTCTGGTAAACCTGAACTTAAGGGACAACGAAGGTTTTACATTGCTCATGAGAGCTTCACAACAACCGTCACCGGAAGGTGAATGTGTGAACTCTAACAGCGACACTGTAAGTGTTATTAAACACTTACTGGACAGTGGGGTCAACCCTGAAGCCCGTTCTCCTGATGGAATGACTGCCTTTGAAATGGCTGTCCAGTGTAACAACTGGCCTGCAATACTAGCGCTTCTTCCTCGATGTGAGGTGAAGATCGGTGACAATGTTTTATTGGAGGGACAACTATATCTTCATGAGCTGgctaaacaaaaagacatttgtgATGAGAAGCTAAGGTCGTTCACGAAAACTTTACTTGCACATGGCCTGAACATGGACGAGCTTGACAGCCGTGGTCATTCACCTTTCATCATTGCAGTCGGCAACGAAAACTGGAATTATGTTGTTGTACTGTTACAACATGGCGCAAAAGTCGACAACCAAGCTCTTTTACGTTTTATTGTTGCTAACCATAAACTCATTCCTCATGCATATCTGACAGCTGTACTGGATGCAATGCAGGCTCGGGGAATGGACTTCAACAGTCTGGACCGTGAAGGAAATACAATTCTGTTTACAAAGGATGTGTATTCGTCCATCTCTTCTGGACAGGATCCTTCTGGctcattatttaaaatactgGTCGACAGAGGAGCAAACCCTTTAGTTCCTGATCGTCATGGATATTCACTGCTCCGATTCGCTATAGGTGTAGATAAAGATTATGGATTATACTTACTTAAGTTTCTCGTGCGAACAGGAGTAACTACCCATCAGCCAATCTTGACAGACGCTACCAGATCCAGgccaaaaagaaaagactaTTTTGATAAATCAGTCCACTATATGCCATCTCCAACTGAAGCCGCATTTAAAGTGGAAGATGTCCAGGCCTTTAAGCTTCTGATCGAATCCGGTGCCAGTAACAACAGGGAATTGTTTGAACTCATAGCTCAGcttgaagaaaattgtttttacaagACCAAAGTAAAGACAGAAATGCTGAACATTTTGAAACAGGCTGCCTCTCAGCCTCGGTCTCTCAAGTCTTGGTGTCGCCTGACTGTCTCTCACGCTCTTATCTGTGGCACCAGAAGGGAAGAGAAGGTCACGTGTCTTCCCGTCCCTCAACGACTTCAGCAGTACATCCTGTTTCATGACATACTGTCAGAAGAGCTTCAGACCCCAGAAGAAATATCTCACCATAAGCAGTctaggagggagagaagagggtTTTCCAAACCTACCATAATATTTTGTTGTAGGCTCGGGTCACGGTCGCCACCGAACGCAAACACTGAAGGGGAGTAA